Proteins encoded in a region of the Armatimonadota bacterium genome:
- the gmk gene encoding guanylate kinase, producing the protein MVILSGPSGVGKDTLIDAWKRLNPLVERVVAVTTRTPRKGEVEGVDYCFVDRSRFDDMAARGEFLEFKEVHGNGYATPLATLERLLAEGKIAVLKIDVQGAVSVMDARPDALSVFVLPPDGETLAARLRGRGTDDEATVARRLEGALVEMALAERYAHRVVNDDVDRAVQELEAIVQGAGTSV; encoded by the coding sequence ATCGTCATCCTCAGCGGCCCGAGCGGCGTGGGCAAGGACACGCTGATCGACGCCTGGAAGCGCCTTAACCCTTTGGTGGAGCGGGTCGTCGCCGTCACGACGCGTACGCCCCGCAAGGGCGAGGTCGAAGGGGTCGACTACTGCTTCGTGGACCGCTCCCGGTTCGACGACATGGCGGCACGAGGCGAGTTCCTCGAGTTTAAAGAGGTTCACGGAAACGGGTATGCCACACCGCTCGCGACCTTGGAACGGCTGTTGGCGGAGGGCAAGATCGCGGTGCTGAAGATCGACGTTCAAGGAGCAGTGTCGGTCATGGACGCCCGCCCCGACGCCCTCTCCGTGTTCGTCCTCCCTCCGGACGGAGAGACCCTGGCCGCAAGGCTTCGGGGACGGGGTACAGACGATGAGGCCACCGTCGCGCGGCGGCTAGAGGGCGCTTTGGTCGAAATGGCCCTCGCGGAGCGATACGCTCACAGGGTCGTGAACGACGATGTGGACCGGGCCGTCCAAGAGCTGGAAGCGATCGTCCAGGGAGCCGGAACAAGTGTTTGA